The following coding sequences lie in one Candidatus Methylomirabilis lanthanidiphila genomic window:
- a CDS encoding putative hydrogenase 2 b cytochrome subunit — MTELTELADLEESIRKIPRRSPRVVAGVLAGLLAVGLLTFLLGISAEQPVRAWEIYLVNFVFWIGLAQAGVVFAAIYDLCNARWGPVIKRVAIGMGSFLPIALLMYVPLFFGRYWLYPWVRDPIPEKAAWLNVPLFFFRNGLGLAVMAALSLLYLYHNLRPQIGCALERSLIRATPLYRWLTRDWQGLEAEQQRSRRALGVLGPAILVAYAVVFSLLGFDLIMSLDPHWYSSLFGGYFFMSSLYLGLAGITVITIVLRMTLGLERWITPLHFHDLGKLLFGFDMLVIGLVWAQYIVIWYGNITEETQYVILRTQVLPWALFSWVALIAGFVGPLIVFFSRRAKQDPFALLPMGLAIAGGIWVERYVLVVPALWKGPAAPMGIPELLISAGFASAAILSYLTFIRFFPILPLPDHRPEASGSPHPSRT, encoded by the coding sequence ATGACCGAACTCACCGAACTGGCGGACCTTGAAGAGAGCATTCGCAAGATTCCACGCCGGAGCCCTCGCGTAGTCGCCGGGGTCCTGGCGGGACTCCTGGCCGTAGGTCTCCTCACCTTCTTGCTGGGTATCTCCGCAGAGCAACCGGTCCGGGCGTGGGAGATCTACCTGGTGAACTTCGTCTTCTGGATCGGACTGGCCCAAGCCGGCGTCGTCTTTGCCGCCATCTATGATCTCTGCAATGCCCGCTGGGGTCCTGTCATCAAACGGGTCGCTATCGGGATGGGATCGTTCCTTCCGATCGCCCTGTTAATGTACGTCCCGCTCTTCTTTGGCCGCTACTGGCTCTACCCATGGGTGCGCGATCCGATCCCCGAGAAGGCGGCGTGGTTGAATGTGCCCCTCTTCTTCTTCAGAAACGGCCTCGGCCTGGCGGTGATGGCGGCGCTCAGTCTGCTGTATCTGTACCATAACCTTCGCCCTCAGATCGGATGCGCCCTGGAGCGCTCGCTCATCCGGGCTACCCCGCTCTACAGGTGGTTAACGCGCGACTGGCAAGGACTTGAGGCGGAGCAACAGCGGTCGCGCCGCGCCCTCGGCGTCCTTGGGCCGGCTATCCTTGTCGCCTATGCGGTCGTCTTCAGCCTACTGGGGTTCGACCTGATCATGTCTCTGGATCCCCACTGGTACAGCAGCCTGTTCGGCGGCTACTTCTTTATGAGCAGCCTCTATCTGGGTCTGGCGGGAATCACCGTCATTACCATCGTCCTCCGCATGACCCTCGGACTAGAGCGATGGATTACCCCTCTCCATTTCCATGACCTGGGCAAGCTGCTGTTCGGCTTCGACATGCTGGTCATCGGCCTTGTGTGGGCCCAGTACATTGTCATCTGGTACGGCAACATCACGGAGGAGACCCAGTATGTGATCCTGAGAACACAGGTGCTCCCGTGGGCGCTCTTCTCCTGGGTCGCGCTGATTGCAGGATTTGTGGGCCCCCTGATCGTCTTCTTCAGCCGCCGCGCGAAGCAGGATCCCTTTGCCCTGCTGCCGATGGGGCTGGCGATCGCGGGCGGTATCTGGGTGGAGCGGTACGTGCTGGTCGTCCCGGCGCTCTGGAAAGGCCCGGCGGCGCCTATGGGCATCCCGGAGCTTCTGATCAGCGCAGGCTTCGCCAGCGCCGCCATTCTCTCTTACCTCACCTTTATTCGGTTCTTCCCGATCCTCCCCTTACCGGATCACCGGCCTGAGGCTTCAGGATCTCCTCACCCATCCCGGACATGA
- the mqsR gene encoding mRNA interferase MqsR, which produces MEKRRPHYDLKAIQAQMNSIETMNLTVTARHGIKAAWMSLADALAVIQRLSSENFYRSMTVHADSRVWQDVYHAEWKRRALYIKFQRHEAYFIVSFKER; this is translated from the coding sequence ATGGAAAAACGTCGCCCTCACTACGACCTTAAGGCGATTCAAGCTCAAATGAATTCCATCGAGACCATGAACTTAACCGTGACAGCCCGACACGGCATTAAGGCTGCCTGGATGTCCCTGGCAGATGCCTTGGCGGTAATTCAACGGCTTTCTTCGGAGAACTTTTACAGGTCCATGACGGTCCATGCAGACAGCCGGGTATGGCAGGATGTCTACCATGCTGAATGGAAGAGAAGAGCCCTATATATCAAGTTTCAACGACACGAGGCATACTTCATCGTATCGTTCAAGGAGAGGTAG
- the mqsA gene encoding Antitoxin MqsA has translation MGKQWNGQKCPACFQGTLEQGTQQAQFEYRGRVLEYKQEGAWCTVCREGIMTGKEAAASESLLDDFVARVDKQEAFNLARIRKKLGLTQKEAAMIAGGGHNAFSRYERGEAKPVAAVVNLFRLLDRHPELLKELKKRKAA, from the coding sequence ATGGGTAAGCAATGGAATGGACAGAAATGTCCCGCCTGTTTCCAGGGAACACTAGAACAGGGGACGCAACAGGCACAGTTTGAATACCGTGGCCGTGTCCTGGAATACAAACAAGAAGGCGCCTGGTGCACCGTATGCCGTGAAGGTATCATGACCGGGAAAGAGGCGGCTGCCTCGGAATCGTTGCTTGACGATTTTGTGGCCCGCGTTGACAAGCAAGAAGCTTTTAACCTCGCCCGCATTAGAAAAAAGCTCGGGTTGACCCAGAAGGAAGCGGCCATGATAGCCGGTGGCGGTCACAACGCCTTTTCTCGTTACGAAAGAGGCGAGGCCAAGCCTGTTGCAGCCGTGGTCAACCTCTTTCGATTGCTGGACCGGCATCCCGAATTACTAAAGGAACTGAAAAAGCGTAAAGCGGCTTGA